In Siniperca chuatsi isolate FFG_IHB_CAS linkage group LG24, ASM2008510v1, whole genome shotgun sequence, the DNA window ttTGTGTAAGCCCACTCTAACAATATAGCACTGCCTTTTTTCTACCACCACCAAGAAGGTTATACGTTCAGTTAGCAGGGTATCTTAAAAACGTAACAAATTTCAATGGAATTTGGTGGAAAGTTAGTTTAGTCAGTTGGTTTGTTTTAGAGGATTTCTTCAGCAAGAtatagcatcttttattttgaatattttctcaaacagcacacactgacaaaaagtctttaatttttattaatgtaaaaaaaaaaatccaatgaaaaagaccaaaaccaacaacatgtcggtccgtctctcagtagtgtctgacttcctgtctgtggctctcagctccgagctcATTGGCTCCTACTGAAGATCTTTacaaacacctcacaaatatatattatttataaaaaaaggcaaatttcctaaaacagctgctcactgtagtttttagcaaacaaacaggaagaaatagtgcatttgttggggactatttccagcggcggatgaatccacatttggtgagtatttggggcagcaggacggtgtgtgtgggactgagccaaagtaaattacagtatgtgtgttcatggtgatgaaggaacactACGGGAGCTTGTAAAAGATAACGTCAGTCCTGAGAATTACCATCTTTGATTGGCCTTCAAATAAACTCAACATTTACAAGAATTAGAAACACTTCTGTTTCAAAGCTTCACTCCCTCATTTTGTTATTGCGCCCCCGACATCCCTGAACGTCCTCCCATGTTCTGAGACGCAACTGCAGGTTTGGGATTTTGGGGGCGTTATAACACAATCAAACAGCAACAGCCTCTACCACGGACTTTATCTTATTCGGCTGCATACCTGCAGATTTCGTCCGACGGTTTCTTCTCCTTTCGACTTGGCGCAGGCCAGCTGCTCCCTCAGCATCTCCTGCCTCATGTGGATGGCCTGCAGCGCCTCCTGGATGTCGAAGAAGTTCTCCTGAAGGAGTcgaaaagacagacagaaaaatgttaATCTCTCCGTCTTGTGTACGATTTTGAGGGGAagcttttttcctttatttaaccCAGATACTGTAGAGTAGCAGATTATATGTCAGATTTAAGGGCCATTTAAGGACATGTCCTCTGTACTGAAATTTTGGGGGGTTAAATGCCCTGAGGAGGATTTACTTTCtacaattacacacaaattacaccTGATATCTTTTAAAGCTTGTCCTGATATTAGTTTGAGTCAGTGCGACACAAAAACTCCTGGCATTGTAAAGAAAGGGATATAAAAGATAAAACCACGGTGGTTGGTTTTATTACGATTATTTGATATAATAGTTGTTATAATTGTTGTTAACCACAGATTCTACGTGTCTATCTTCTTTATCAAACCccctttttaataatttgatagattttcttttgcttgaaataaaaaaaatgaatcttTTATCTCGAGGTGCCttattttaatctattttaacTCTATTATTGATCATAGATGTATGTACCAATGTaccaatatcacaatataaatcattttaacCATTCAAAACTACCACTACTTTAACCACTAGTAAATGtaagttgtattattataataacaataacatgaCATCAGGAATTATTCtcattgctattattatttcCAATATTTGCATTTCCTTAAAAACAAAGTGGAATTTTTTTGGgagtttttctgtttctgcagaACAGCGGCCTGAAAGTGAATTTGGCAGGAAATCCCCCCTTTTGGGATCTCCGAGTAGTTTTTGCGAACAGGTGTCGGTTCATCTGCAGCTCTTCTTCTTGGTTAAAATCCCTGCAGAGTTCGCAGCCACCACATGTTTTCGATCGTCGGTTTACACACTGAGAGGAGCCATTCAGAGCTCAAAGAAAACTCTCAGCCAAGTGTGTCAGGAGGTGAACACAGAGAGATCGCTTTGTACTCTGTTCAAGGCTGTAGCCGCTGTGTCCATTCTGTTTCTGGTAACTGCACAGAGGAGCTCCATCTGCCAAGCTCGTGTTTTTACTTTTCGGGTATTTCAAATATTGAAAATTAACCGGTGAGCCGAGCTTCAGCAACCAAAAGTAAAGAGGTCAAATGTCACGCTGCAAAGACTTGTAAGTGATCCTCCATCACATAAACTGATGACTGCTATAAAACAACAGTGACTGAACACATATCCAGAGCAGAAAGCCTTTCCTATTTGCTGTTCCAAACACTCTAATCTGGAGGCTAtttcacacaggaagtgatgcgtGTTTACTTTTCTGGTTTGTTTGGaacaagcagaagaagaagaaggactGTGTAGTCAGCATGAGCAGGGATAGCCACTATGGCTGAAACTACAGAAACTCAAATTTCATCAACAGAAGATCAGAACGTAGGAGACGTCACAGTCCCACCcacactgtttgattgacaggtgcaGTGTTGCAACTAacgactattttcattatcaattaatccagtgattttgatttttgattggTCTAAAGAAAGTCCAAAACGCCCCGAAAAAGTTTCCCAAAGTGTtgtcatcaaattgcttgttttgtgtgaccaaaacatataaaaacattcTGGTTGGAATAATAAATTTGTGTGTCTGACATGTTTTCAAAAAttcttaaaaatgtcttttccttctcctccctgccccgacaaaaacaaatctatgaatatgtaaatatttttcacatcaaaaGTTTacctgctggacacaagatgtctctgAAAAGTCAGAATTTCTTTCCttatacatgttttttgttggcTAACGTGTTAGTGTTGTTGTGAGTTTTTCTAGTGGTGCTTCTGCACTAACACAACAGAAAAGTAATTTGCAGCTATTTTGATGGTTGTTTAAAGTAGTTTaaagcttcactgtgcagaacgatgtatgtgcagagtctgttttcaaatgtatctgctgaaagggggaaagtttctttgtgttcaccttaaatctcagtttaacacgTACAAGATTACAAGTACAACCATTAATATTCCCACAGCACAGCTTTAATCtgactgcagtgatgtttcacTGCTGACCTTACCTCTGTTTTAATCCTTTTAGGGGACGGCTCGTCTCTGTCTCCACAGCGTGACCTGCAGAGAAACATCAGGAAATACACTTCAGGACTTCATACATCAGAACTCAAGGGTTTTTTTCAAAACCACTTCCTGTCAGCTGGGATCGGCtccagcccccccccccgccaAATGTTAGGCGGgtatagctaatggatggatagatTAATTCTCATTGAAGAGATTACAGAGATGATAACtactttaaaatgttcacaataAGAGGCtgattaaacataaaaacatggcTGATTGAAGAGAGAGGATATAAGAAGAAGCCATGAACCAACTGACTCAGTCTGAGCTCTTACTTGCTGGTGCGGTAGGTGTATTTGTAGGTGACCTCTCTGGAAATCTGGCGGGCGAGCCCGAACAGCTCGTCTCGACGTGTCAGCAGAGCCATGTCCCTCATACAGAGCTGAGCTGCCGCCTCGTTCACCGTCAGctacacatcacacacagtgaGTCAGTTTAGttcaggaaaaacacagaaacataaacCTCAAGGATCCCTGAGGACAAATGAATCTATCAAGCATGTAATTTCAAGCAGtcaagtgatttttttgtttggtggaCAACCTCGTGCAGCGTCAGGTGTTTGCCATCTCTCCTCTTGGAGTCAAAGCGTCCATAGATGGCGCTGTATTTACGAATCTCCTCTTCCCTCCGTGGGTCATCGTCGCTCAGTTCAAAGATGTGTCCGATCATCTTTGCCAGCTTCTTGTTGTTCTTCAGCTGCTCTTTGACCTCAGCTAGGTCTGTTTTAGGAAGTCCCGGCGCCATCCTGTCCACGCACTCCAGGACTGACTGGACTGCCGCGGCGTCCAGAGCCTCTAACGCGTCTCTCGGCGAGGACGGGGAGCCGAGGTCCGACGGCGACAGGCTGTGCTCGCTGTCGTTGCTGTGGCCCGACCAGAATCGAGCCTCGCTGCTGCCCTGCAGCGGCGACCCGGCTGACACTTTGTCTCGTGCCACCTCCAGCTTCCCTGGGTCGGAGCAGGCGGCGGCGACGGCTTTGGGCATCTTGACGCTGGCGGTGTTGGCTCGGTCCTGCGCACTGAGCAGCGTGGGCGAGCCCTCGGGCAGCTTGTAGACGGGGATGCTGCAGACGGGCATCGACGTGAGCGGCTGGTTGAAGACGGCCGGGTTGGTGACCCAGTCGCGCAGAGCCTTCTGCAGGCGGCGCACGTGCAGCGGCTTGCTGGCCATGCCGACGAGGGCCATGATCTCCAGGAACTCCTCCTCCCCGGCCTCGCACAGCTGCTGCACGTCGTCGCCCCCCTGTTGGATGAAGGCCTCGTAGTAGTAGAGCAGGTTCGCTCGCTGCAGGATCCGGTAGAGCTGCAGCTCACCCAGGGTTCTCGGCAACACTGCTGCCATACCTGAGGGAGGGCGCACAACAGGTCAATAAGACCTTAGGTTTACAGAGCCAAACAAGTTTGTTATTTAAAGGACTAATTTAAGAAAGTACgcctattcactttcttgcagagagttagatgagaagatcgataccactctaaAGCTGGAGCCAGCTGCCGGTAAGCTCTTTGGCCAGAAAGCAAATTACCATATTTtccaaactgttcctttaaagctGAATAACTTGTCCGGTCCttcaaaaaaattcaaatgtagAAATGTCAGATAAGTCATTTGCTGACTGCAGGGCCTGAAATCCCCCTGCTGAGCGCCAAATGGTGAGTTGTCCTTTATGAAGAAGTCAGAAAGAGAGATCCTCACTGCTATTAAGGACGTAGTAGCATCTGAGCTCGTTTTCTTTCTGCCTGGATGGCTAGTTAGCAGCCACCAAAACCAAAAAGGCTATATAGAGTTCTtgacctggacaaataaaattcTCAACTCGAGTTTGTCACTTAAGTTTCTGAGCAAATTCCATCGACTGAGGAAGATCGAGATGCAGtttaaagctaaaaaaaaaactaaacctaGAAACTTGAGTTGAGATTTTTTGTCGAAAATCCAAATTCTTTATTGGAGGTTTCATGTTACACCTGATTCTGCACCAAAATTGCCACCATAAACTGACATGGAGACACATTACTGTGAAAATATACATGACTTATATTTGGACTGTACATATTATCCTTGGCAGGTGCATGATTGCAGTTTATCAGGCTTCAGCAGGTGCAGTAAAAGGTTAAATTTTCCATCAAGAATGCCATGAGTGCCTTTCATTTTTAGAATGAATGGCACAGGTAGGTTTTTCAAGATTTCCGCTTTAACCCTGTTCAGTAATCTACATCTTTTCAGGTGTTTGAACTTGAAAGTATTCATGTTTCATGTGCGGGATCAAGACACAAAACGAAGCTCTGTAGGTTCACGGGTTACACACTACAAAGCTGCCTTTTACAGGGCAGATTTTGTATTTCTTACACTTGTAGAGCACTGATCTACTAATGAGCAAAGATATTTCTTTTAGTAGTTTAATGCCATATCCTGCTTGAATGCACACAGTAGTAAAATGCTGAAAACGTGGCATTTTTAATCTGCTGCTACTATTTTAGCTCTAAGTGTGTCTCTACATGCATCCGGGCAGATTCCACATTTGCAGAACCCTGTGAATAAACCTTTTCTGCATGTTTGGCTGTTTGCTGCCCTGTCAGCCTGTTAGATTAGTATTTATGTTCGAAAGTAATTCTGTCATTCACTCTGCCTCCAATCTCAACCCTTATAAAGCAAAGAAACACTCAGAACTGTGTCAAGTACTTGTTACTTGCCACTCTAATTTGAGAAAAAGCAAAAGCGGAGATCTGAAAGAGGCTTGTTTTTTACTCTTCCTATGTTCATTTGAGGCCCTGCGGAGGCCTAGCTAACAGAGGAGTGGCAGTCAGCAGGCCCGGGTTACTGGGAGGACCACATGCCTCTCTCCACCCCTGCAGGATGTGTAGGTGGTGGGCTCGCCTCGCCCAGAATAGGCCCGGAGAGCCTCAGCCCAGGGAGCCAGCAGGCCTCCACTTGGCCTGACTGAGTTGGGAAAATGACAGAGACAAACGCAGCCTGAGAGAAGACTAAAACGATCACCTATATGTGGAGTTGTATTTCAACTAGAACTACAAATGCTACTTctaccactactactgctgctgctaataaAGCTTTTGCTAATTCACAACCTTGCTAGCAGCCTGCTGATACCAGAATGGATTGTCGATTAATATCTAAAACTCTACAAACCAGACTAGCAACAAAACATTAGTTGAAACAGGTTATTGTGACGTGTCTGTGGATCCATTTAGTAAATTTCTCAGTGAACAGACTCATGATGTAGACTTGTGTCGAAATGGAGTTACTGCGACACTCACTTCCAAACTAGAGTCTGTAACTCAGTGCAATCTCTCATCtgtctttctaaaaaaaaaagtgaaatgtgtaCCCGAGTTTAAGTATCTACTACGGCATTTGTTATTTGAGTTTAAACAAGTTCAAAAAGTTAAAGATTAATTTGCTAGCATTCAAAAACAACAGCTCCCATGAGGTTTTCCCAGCCAATCGTATGTCTTCGTAACTTGGTTCTTTCTTCCACATCCATAATATTAACCAACGCTTTATTATAATATCATCTTTCCAACCTTTTTAGCTTTAATCTCTGCTGTCCAAAAAGACGTTTACGCCGTTTGACTCACTGTCGAGCTGCTGACCTTTAACCCACAAAAGGTCTTGTGAGAAATGGTGTTTGTGGAATGcagctaaaaacagaaatacagaaatacgACACTACAACAGGAAATAGATGAGCAACTGAGTAATAATGGTGTCACTTAGCAAACCTGTAAACACATCTGGAATACAGTGAAGGCTGCAACTTACTCAATTTATCCTCTTAGCTTAATCCATTTCTGTTTGCTCCTTTGTGCTACAAACTGTTCAGTGTGGTTCTGCAGAAATCACTCGAATAAACCAAACTTGCTCTcgaaaacagaaaatgatgcTGTTTCTGACACAGAAATCAACGTTATACCGCCTTAAAATGAAGGTTTGAGTTCTTGACATATGTGTGGTGCTCAAGGTAATTAAAACAAGGATGCTGCAACATCACGTCCTTGTTGTAATTAAAAATTTTGGGAAGTTAGCATTCGCAAGTAGAATCAGATCCAAATCACAAAGATGAGAATCAAGAAATATGCTCATTATTTCCTGAGAACAACTTTTCAGCGGCTCAACCTGCTGAATTTCCATCTACAGTCAATACCATGACTGCCTGCGTCAACACAATCGTGGTGTTTACAATATAACACACCAGAGTGAGTGCTGCCAAAGAAAGTGGTGATACAGCAACATCAGTGGGAAACCAATGTCATGCAACGGAGGAAGTTCATCATGTGTATCATGATGCGACAGCCGACTCAAGCAAAGACAAGTGGAAAACATGACCATTCAACTTATCTTGTGACAAAAGGTCATTTATTAAAGCTACTAAAAACATATTTCGGACTCAAAATAAcgtgacaaaagtttaaactaGGACTGGATAAGAATCAATAAGCAGAACTCAAACTCATAAATGCGAATTTGCGAATATGACAACAGTTAATATCTTGTGAAAACAGTAAATATGACCTTTGGTTTAACTGACTCAAAATTTCCCAATTTAAGttacataaaagacaaaaactatattgcatactgtacatacaataaCGCTtgtcataatttatttttcatttttcatttataacaGGTAACCACAGTCTAGACATAACATTAAGTCCGCATATTTACTGAGAGAAGGCCCAGACGTTAATATCGATCTTGGGATGTTAAGAATACATTTGGATCACTTGTGAAAATTGCAGTTAATTGGGAAAACTGTCGTTTTAACGCCTCCGTACACTGCGTGGCTTTCGGCCGTCGCGGACACGAGTTGACTAATTTGAGAGAAATCAATGCGAAACACACCGTGAGACAAACTTTGATTTAGACCAGCGACAGCCTGCGTCAGAGTTTTGACCAAATTGTCATAATGTGACTGGTGCTACAGTACGAGCCAcgtctacaaaccaaccaatcaggGTACGACTTGAAAAGACGTTGGCGTCTATATATCACTGATGGCATATACAGCGGTGGAAGGagtattcacatcctttacttaagtaaaagcactaaCAGCACacaagtattatcaacaaagtgtaattaaagtatcaaaagtactcacccctgtgagtgttttactattatatactggatcattattactgatgcgttcatgtgtaattaaaatgtgcTGCTGTAGTTGAGGtgaagctaatttgaactatagtttaatgtattttatgttcgTAGACTCTGCAACGTAACACAAggtatcagataaatgtagtggagtaaaaagtacaatatttccctccgAGCTGTagaggagtagaagtataaagctgcataaaatggaaatactcaggtaaagtgcaagtacctcgaatttgtacttaagtgcagtacttgagtaaatgtacttaccaTAGATTTAtacccagtggtggaaagtaagtaaGTGGCATTTCAGAATAAAGTGTTGCAGATGGACAACGTGAGTTGTCTGCGCCCGCGTTTGTATTTTTTCCTACTTACATCCCAACTCAAAAAGCCGGAGAACGCTTGAAACAAAGTATTTCGTACGAAGTGTCGTCCGACAACGTCTAAAGGCTTTTACAACACGCAAACAGAGATACCTGTGCGCACTTCCAGACATCATTCGTGGTGTTGCACGCGAAAAGTTACAGACGTAGTTGACGTAGCGTGAAGAatgaaggggggaaaaaaaagaaagctccagcctactttcacacctccaccTGCTGTTCTGGCCAATCAGCTgcgtaaaaaaaacaaaaaaagggggCGTGATTGTGGgtttcatttaaagaaaaatgacaaaaactgcCTCCTCAAATCCAAAAAGGTGTGAGAGGAGGCGGTTTCAGACGCCGTTCGACGAGCCGGCAAAATGATATTGagctaaaaatgtatgtaaagtaCAGTCTGACGCAGATTTCGACCAAGATTTCGAGATTAGATTCACCAGCAGCTATTCCGATGACGGATTCATCGAAAATGCAGAATATTCTCAGATTCTGGCttcttaaaaataaagatttgatgcttttctttgacaCGACGTGATACTAAATTGCACATCATtggggttttgaactgttgctTGAAACATAgccttgcatttttttaaaatattttctaacaATTCATAGACAAAACGAAGAAAGTACgtgttagctgcagccctaaatgCAATAACGCAACTAACAGAGGTTTTGGCTTTTGTCACAGAAGGCGTTTTCTGCTGGTTTTTCCACAGTAAAGCTACGTGTGAACTGAATAACTATATTTAGCTGCAGTGTGAAGGTAGACTCCTGCGCGTGAGGCAGATAAATTGCCCATCAGCTGCTGAGACAAACCTCTGTCTGGAGAACAAAAATAATCCTGGTGGCTGCAGCTTTAAAAGCACCACGTTGTGCTTCTGCAAATAGAAACTGGATTAATTTACTTCACTGAGAAAATAGCTTGAATAATGCTCGTTTGTCAGTGTTAGTTCAACAGCCgtctgcacaaacacagactgatATCTAACAGCCTGCCATCTTACTCCAGTTTTATCACagcagacgtgtgtgtgtgtgtgtgtgtgtgtgtgtgtgtgtgtgtcataggCGGCTGTGAATGGCAGGCTCTAATTGAAGTCCTGCTTCACAAAAGCGAGTTTAGCGAGTTCGCCTTTTCACCTGGAGAAGCGAGGCGTGCACTGGCACAatggcacacacaaaaaaacacacacacttagattacacacacacgcacacacacacacacaggctgatgTGTAGTTTTCCAGGTGAAGTGCCACGCAGCAGACCAGGCTTACCTCAGCCCTCCCTTTGATAAAATGAGAAACACTATGACTTTCTCAACATAAAACATCATTTTGACCTGAAAGCCATGTGgtcacacagtgtgtgtgtgtgtgtgtgtgtgtgtgtgagcatcaTATTTAGTCCAATTATTGAGTGACTAATGTTATAAATGGCTCTAATAATCCTATAATATTCCTATAGTAACTTCTCTATGGTGCTCAATAGCGAGTTTACAATGACACTGTCACCTTTAATGGCACTTTAGCTCCTTTAATATGCACATAATGTACATTCAGCATGCACAGACGTGGCTACAGTTGTGCTTTAAGGCATTTTCATCTCCCTGTAATATTCACACGCACTCTTATAGTCTGTGTGTGATGCTCAATAGTGAGTTTATAATCACATTTGGCGGTTtgagctatttttttttttaaatcacactaTAATAAAAGgtatttctacatttttccACTAGAGAGTTTAGTATGTCTGTGGTGCTCAGTAATGCTATTTCATCTTGCTATAATATGCATATATTGTAAAAGCATTTCCTATAATAACTGGAGGTTTTGTGGTGCTACCTGGTTGCTATCTTTGCAGAATATGACAAAGgataaaagcagcagcagcaggtaacATGCCGGATCTCTAACTGTGCCTACCTGGTGAGTTTCTGGCCCCCTTTGGTCCGCCCTGGTCcagttcttcttctgctctttctccttctccttcttcttcttcttcttcttcttcttcactgtttATCAGCCTCGGTGCCAACTTgtgcaaaaaaacagaaagccCCGCAAAGAAGGGATCCCCTCAGGACAGCgggtaaaattaaaatattatttccaGGACAAAAAGAAGCCAACGAGCTTCTGCTTTGtctccccttcctctctttctggaaactttttctttctcctgccGTTGAGAGAAATAAAGCGCAGATTATCAGTGAAAAGCCGCTGACCTTCGTGCGTCTTTTGGTGCGTCTTTTTcctccaagtgtgtgtgtgtgagtgtgtgtgagtgagtgtgtgtgagtgtttgagtCCTCTCCCAGCGTCTCTCCACCTCCCTGCACTATTCACAACTCTGTCATGCGCACTcagtcacacactgacacacttcCGGCTGGcgtgacaaaataaaagcacccaTCACGAGCGTTTGGAAGAGTGAAAATAGAGGAATTATAtcctcaaatttaaaaaaaaaagtatatagcAATGTCAAATatactcaaataaaaaaagactgcagctatactatattttatttgagAGACTCTTTCTTCAAAAAGGCTTccacaagaaagcaaaaaacaaagtattcagatgctttacataaataaaataactcctttttaagtactgtacttaagtacaatattgaggtacttgtattttacttgactatttccattttattatactttttactctctttactatctgacagctgtagttacttttcaaatgaaggttttacattaaaaaaacacaataagtttataaaacacagcacattgttaaagattaaaccagtggttcccagccttttgggcttgtgaccctttacaATAAAACTGTATCTAGTTTGGGCCCCTTGCTAAATGCATacaaagtagttaaactagctaaccgaatataaagtagttaaactagctaactgtatataaagcagtttaaactagctaaatgtatataaagtagttaaagctagctaactgtattagctaactgtatataaagtagtgtaaaactagctaactatttataaagcagttaaaactagctaactgtttataaagtagttaaaactagctaaccgtatttaaagtagttaaaactagctaactgtacataaagcagttaaaactagctaactgtatataaagcagttaaaactagctaactgtataaactagctaactgtatataaagcagttaaaactagctaactgtatataaagcagttaaaactagctaactgtacataaagcagttaaaactagctaactgtatataaagcagtta includes these proteins:
- the nab1b gene encoding NGFI-A-binding protein 1b, whose protein sequence is MAAVLPRTLGELQLYRILQRANLLYYYEAFIQQGGDDVQQLCEAGEEEFLEIMALVGMASKPLHVRRLQKALRDWVTNPAVFNQPLTSMPVCSIPVYKLPEGSPTLLSAQDRANTASVKMPKAVAAACSDPGKLEVARDKVSAGSPLQGSSEARFWSGHSNDSEHSLSPSDLGSPSSPRDALEALDAAAVQSVLECVDRMAPGLPKTDLAEVKEQLKNNKKLAKMIGHIFELSDDDPRREEEIRKYSAIYGRFDSKRRDGKHLTLHELTVNEAAAQLCMRDMALLTRRDELFGLARQISREVTYKYTYRTSKSRCGDRDEPSPKRIKTEENFFDIQEALQAIHMRQEMLREQLACAKSKGEETVGRNLQMQLERLLARQMEILQDAAVQERLQALDWRIPPAALKYLNDAQNTNGAAADASRDNQDERPINLRVVSQNMQEGDLPLGKQLANELKRHHNHNNNNNNNTTTTDETKTPATENGTSQRASNNTEKKTIKSEPEDST